From the Manis javanica isolate MJ-LG chromosome 11, MJ_LKY, whole genome shotgun sequence genome, one window contains:
- the LOC118968830 gene encoding olfactory receptor 52A5-like: MFKLNGTVFMPSMLTLIGIPGLESVQFWIGIPFCAMYIIALFGNSLLLLTIKSERSLHEPMYLLLAMLGVTDIALSTCILPKMLGIFWFHLPDIHFDVCLLQMWLIHTFQSTESGILLAMALDRYVAICDPLRYATVFTHRLLSQIGVGVTLRAALLVAPCLILIKCRLRYYWTTVVSHSYCEHMAIMKLAAEDIRINKTYGLFVAFSILGLDITFITLSYIRIFVIVFNLPQKEARLKAFNTCIAHICVFLEFYLLAFFSFFTHRFGFHIPPYIHILLSNLYLLVPPLLNPVVYGVKTKQIRDRVAKIFHSEYIS; encoded by the coding sequence ATGTTCAAGCTCAACGGCACAGTCTTCATGCCCTCGATGCTGACGCTGATTGGAATCCCTGGCTTGGAGTCTGTGCAGTTCTGGATTGGGATTCCCTTCTGTGCCATGTACATCATTGCTCTGTTTGGCAATTCCCTGCTCCTGCTCACCATCAAATCTGAGCGCAGCCTCCATGAGCCCATGTACCTCTTGCTGGCAATGCTTGGAGTAACAGACATTGCTCTCAGCACCTGTATCCTACCAAAAATGTTAGGAATATTCTGGTTCCATTTACCAGACATACACTTTGATGTCTGTCTCTTGCAGATGTGGCTCATCCACACGTTCCAGTCAACTGAGTCTGGTATCCTACTGGCCATGGCCCtggaccgctatgtggccatctgtgaTCCTCTGAGATATGCAACCGTGTTTACCCACCGGCTTCTCAGTCAGATCGGGGTTGGAGTGACACTCAGAGCAGCCCTCCTGGTAGCTCCATGTCTCATCCTCATCAAATGCCGGCTGAGATATTACTGGACCACTGTGGTCTCCCACTCATACTGTGAGCACATGGCCATCATGAAGCTGGCGGCAGAAGATATTCGAATCAACAAGACCTATGGTCTGTTCGTGGCTTTCAGTATCCTCGGACTTGACATCACCTTCATCACACTCTCCTACATCCGGATATTTGTAATTGTCTTCAACCTGCCCCAAAAGGAAGCGCGACTCAAAGCTTTTAACACCTGCATCGCCCATATTTGTGTCTTCCTTGAGTTTTATCTCCtggctttcttctccttctttacACACAGGTTTGGATTCCACATTCCACCCTACATTCACATTCTTCTGTCCAACCTTTACCTGCTTGTCCCCCCTTTGCTCAATCCTGTTGTGTACGGTGTGAAGACCAAACAGATTCGAGATCGGGTGGCCAAGATTTTCCACTCTGAATATATATCTTGA